ATTATCAGTAGTTGCATGCTGTTGGATGAATAGTGAAATAAGGtgctttttttcagttcttacaATCGTAAATCTGACTCTTGAGGAGTCAGTGCCTCACCAGCCATGAACCTCACCGCACGTCACTGACCCAGAGTGATATGTGACTAATACGTATGTTTACAGTGTCTTCTAAATCAGGAAGGAGACAAATTATTGAGCTATGGAGGAGGTTGGGATGGATGAATGGGACGACCATGAGAGCGCTGTTTGTTACTTcgacatgatgagttcatcacttcatctgcctctcttcttaccctgatgcccccatcactttggaagaGGGTAaaactggactcatcagaccacatgaccgaccAGATTTTTCCTTCAAGATGATGGtacaccactatccttcaggttttaatcatgcgttggacggttcttaacctgattttaatATACTCACTCGCAAAGgaaacgcaagtttcttttacccgatgaaaaattaaatttggtttcccaaaacaaaaatgcatttggtactttgtggtgcatggtgtgttcttaacattttctgttgcgttttgtaaggttggtgtgaaaacggaaaacggaaaacgaatcgtcgcaatacaccaatgcattgatgatgtggacatgattcacactttgcacgtgcaattgaatatgcacgatttatcttttttttttttttttcttttttgtctgcatttattctcattgtttaactccatggaaggggtgtcaacactttatgagattaatgcatattttagtcttgcagccaaatatcttattatttagtgcatgcgtgtgaccatcaccagccctccctgaaagctaagctgctattacatctgaagaatatcaggtgttgtgttattcccaactaataattacccagCAATAAgacacacaagcaaacacatacacaagagaacagaaaaccaaacaaacaaacaataaataaataaataaatgaataattagccagacagtactaaacaccatagttgtgggtgtcatgttagtatagagtggaataggccagaagatactagaggaagatactagagaaaaggagagagggtttagtgtgagattagactctgtagagagtctcagcacattccggcgggtcccatcactgctcaacagcggaactcaacaggagctggtgggacctgagcaaacatgcacatgcaagtgtgaaagaccccgaagcccacaacagccatcacagcaatgcagtgccaagccgacagggcacccccccacaggccgaggagccacggggcagcgcccccagagagcaaccggggccaccgcgtaccacacggaccccgaagacaagagggtGCAGCTACCGACATCCCCAGCACGCCAGAAccgacccaggcagcccggggcaagcggacccacccgccacccaaaccccaacccccaccaaacccccaccaaacccccacaccccaccaccccacccgcccacaccccacccacccccaggGGGGGACAACGGCCCCAAGCAGCcaggaagccagacacaggggcagagcgccCCACCGAAGGGACGGCAACCAACCCATCACCGGGCAGGCTGCCACCGGAGGCCGGCCAGAGGGAACCGGAGCCAGGACCCAATgcgagtccagagggcaaaaatggacagagcagTGGGGCCCGCCAACGCCAATGGGGGGGCACCCTGCATACCCCCGGGCGAGCACAGCACACCCAAGGCCCCCACATCCCACGACGTGAACCAACCCCCCCACCAGGACAGAGCCACCACACACAACCAGCCCGCGCCACAGCCACAGCACCCACCGGGACAGCCAATCCAGATCCCGCAGCCCAGCAAGAGCCACCGTACCAGCCGGGACCAGTCGGACACgcaggagaacccccacaggccaCGGCCCTCCGGCCCCggggacccccagccacagcgacACGGATGATGGTGCACCCCGCCACCCCATAGCCGTATGGGGGGCCAGATCCCACCAGAGAGGACATAACTGTGAAACCCACCCATTACTCTCCTATTAATACGTCTCCCGATCCCTAACGGGAAACGTTATCCCAGCAGCATATGCACaatttatcgacaccttcagtgggtataaatttcattcaagatcataggcatttcacttgctgtttaactatgccacgcttaaaccaaaatgagaggaaccaagccatcggacgtctgcaagctggagagtctgtccgcttcggggaaggtcatcggtgctctgtgtggtgttgtatcgacgctggagacggtaaatggtggtgatgttgactttaaagtgacgggcaatgtctcggacagactctccagcttgcagacgtccgatggcttggtacaccccacttttcagttttttatttgttaaaaaagtataaaatatccaataaatttcattccacttcacgattgtgtcccacttgttgttgattcttgacaaaaaaattaaaattttagatctttatgtttgaagcctgaaatgtggcgaaaggttgaaaagttcaagggggccgaatactttcgcaaggcactgtaatttgcattttttctttaaatgtgctTGGCAGTTAAATAAGCAATCCAGCTAGTGGCGGTAGAAGTCTGATTACTTAGAAAGAGGCAGAGGGAACTGTAAACATAAGAGCTACTAAAGCTAGTTTATTTGCTCCAAAGTAAGTAATGGGAaaaagcatatatatatatatgtgtgtgtgtgtgtgtgtgtgtgtgtgtgtgtgtgtgtgtgtacagttaAACTAGCTTTGTTAGATGGGGCTATATTTACTCAACCACAATAGAcagttttgtttattaaatggtccaaaataacaaagaaacGCCCAGATTTCTATTGAATAAGGTAACATTAACCGAGTTTCAGTGGAGCTGTTTGGTCAGTGCCAACATGCTGTGAGATGAAATGTGAGATGTCTAACCTCACCTGTTTTTCGTTGACACTATACAAAAGCATTTTATTGTCAGGAAAGATCAGTCAGTTTACAAGTTACCTCTTTTTTTATTCAAGACATAGAAGAGACCTTTTACCTCGTTTAAAGTGTAATACAAGGAACTCATTAGCAGTAATTTGGAAATCGTGAATCTTGAATAAAAAAGCGCCTACTTGTGAAACTTGACAATATATTTTTGTATACGCTATGAAAAACTAGCTGATGAAGAACTACAGTCATGGAAAAGCAAAGTATGCGGATGACCATTTCAAGTACTACACTTTCTAAAGAGTTCAAATTAGTGCGTATGTAATGTTTGTGTCGCTATTTGGTACCCATTCAAATGCAATCCCTATTTTCAGATAATGCCATGAGTTGCAATTCTGGAGCTGTGGGTTGCTTTATCCATCAATCTTTCAGGTCACAGCTGGAAGGAATGCAGCCGCAGCTTTCACACCCATGCAGgcatctgtcttgttttgttttcaatacAGTATTCCTGCTTGGGGTGTTTAACCAGTGAGTGACAAACGAAAGCAAGTAATGAGGTTATACATCTCACATTTCATCTCGCAGCATGTTTGCATCGTGCAAACAGTTCCACTGAGACTCGGTTTATGTTGCAAGAGAAACTCCCTTCTTTCTAATAAGTGTACTTCTGGGCACTTGAACCGTTAATGTTATAATGTTACCTTATTCAATAGAGGTGTTTACttgatattttggaccacatataTGTGTGAACCCTGTCTCTTAAAAATGAtacattattacattattattatttacattttaagggTTTTTCTCCTAGATTATGTTCATTTGTGTtatcacaaatacatttctaatcaacttatctttgtcatttattttgtttttactgttgctccttttcagaTGATTAATCATATGCTAAATTCAGCAGGACTTCACCAGAAAATGGAAGTATGTCGTGAGGTCACATTAACCCAGAAAGCTTCAGTAAAGAACGACTGAAGGTTCTGAAGACGTTCCACCTCTGAAGAACTGAcaaagcctcttggatgagaagtGAAACGTCTTCATAACCTCTAAGAGAAATCCAGCTGCTTTTCACCGATGTTTCCAGGATGTGTTTAAGAGAGGCAGTTTAACTGACGCGTTTGGATAAAAATGAAAGAGGATTGGAGCAGGTTTTCCTCGCTCTGATGTCTCCTCTTTCTCTGCCGAGATTTAGCGTTAGATTTGTTCCAGTGTAATCAAACAAGACTTGAAATATCGAACAaaatcaagaatttgacatagaaaaagaaacactgaagcaaaaaatgcaaaaaaaagccaaaaaagaaaatctcaaAAATACAACTTACAACTGCTGTCTTCTCAGTAGTGTCCATTATTCTTGGCAAAAATAAgtctcaaaaataaaacttcagttTGTGTAGGACTACTATTCTTCGCTGTGAGGTCTGGAGTTACATTTGTGCCAATTTTatcaaacaaaacatctgaaatatcAAACAAGAATAACAGCTGgggagaaaagaaacaaaaaaatgttatctCCAAAATAATATTTATGACATACAAGCAAATTATTTGGTATGTTCTGTCTTTGATAATATGCAGTTCCCTCTGCTTCTTTCTAACTAATCTGagctggatttctgatttaaCTCGTGCAATACTCCAGGAAATCTTTTATACCTTTAAATTTATTcaaatttgtgtaattttgctcTTTATAATGCTATTTAAAGTTCGACCCTTGCGTTTTCTTTGCCGTTTTAATGGTTTTACCATCTAAACTCccaaaaattgcccaaaaaaaatccacaattaGTCCcccaaaacagtaaaaaccaacagaaagaTAATCGACTTTTCTCCTTTCTGATCGTCCTGTATGTGACGTGCAGTTCAGTCAGGAAAATTACAAGATTTAAGCAAGtaaattgtgatatttatttaaaagcacTTTGTTCTAGTCATCTACAAGTCATGACATATTTTGAGTGATCTGTTCACTTCTCTCCTATTATCTGTGCTCATATATACTGTACTTTACTACAGTTTCTTTCATATTCTTATGTTTGTGTAAAAAGTTTAGTTTGATTGTCGTGGCACCAATCCATTAGATATGTTTTAACcatttaaacctttaaaacctgCAGGTTTAGGGTAAGAAAGGCTTTTCATTTACGataaaaattgcccaaaatgcaCAATTTATCACAAAAAAACCAGTTGGATTTTCACCGAATTATACAGTcctgtgtgtgatgtgtggttcagtcaaaaaaaaaaaaatttaagcttaaaattctGATATTTATTCTACACATCTACAAATCGTGACGTGTTTTTGAGTGATCTGTTTGCTTCTCCCTCTAAACACTAAAACCTGCTGGCGAGTGTGAAAGACATTTAGGTAATAGAAATTGCCAAAACTACAAAATTTaccttttattgtttaattctTATGTTTGTTTGACATGTAAGAAGTTTTGCTTGATATTGACACAAATTCAAGTCCATACTGGCAAGTTTGAACTCTCTAACccccaaaacctgctggttTAGGGTATGAAAGGCTTTTTATTTActaaaaaattgcccaaaatatACAATTTATCCCTAAAAATAATCATCAACTTTTCACCTTTCCGATTGTCCTGTGTGTTACATGTGGTTCGGtcaagaaaattacaaaattctGCATATTTGAAAGATCTGTTCACTTCTCTCTtactctctgtgctcacatatgctgtgtttttatggagTTGTTGGACATGTAAGAAGCTTTGCCAGATTTTACTGGAAGAAATGTAATTGTGTACTGAGATCCCTTCAATCTAGCACTTTTCAACTTATTATAAATGTCAACTCTGTCTCCCAAAGGTTACGTTCCTAGAGAGCTAAACTGCATTGTCATTGACGTTCTGAAAGAAACACGTTTtctctcttaaaagtagaactGTGACAGAGTACCAAATGCAGctgcagatatctgtaattcatTCCTGACTAGTTTGAATTCTTCTGCATATTGTTGCTTCTCGTTTCATATCAACCCAGTAAAGTATTTTTAAAGCGCTACAGAAGTGATAGTGGCTGCCAGGGCTGATAAGATTGTTAGAAAATGCCGTCAAATAGAAAGACGTTATCAGTGACGACTGTGTGCAGAACAAAAGGCTGGTTGAAAGACCAGTGGTTGAAATCTACTCGAACTTCCTCCAGGCAGTAAAACTCTCTGTTGCCATTTGTGGTTATGGTTGCATTGCCATAGTattaacaaagaaacaaacaaagccGCTTCCAGGTAACTACAGGTACCTACAACTAATGAAAACTCTTAATTCAACACCtctgtaattacattttgagtGAGCTGAATTCCAGTTTGAGATTCTGACAAGTTCAAACTTGACTGAAGAATCTAAAGAGGACTAAATAGATTCTTAAATCAAGTTTGTCAGAATGATGATGTTTTGATTAAATCATTAATCTCAAAGCACATTTCTGTCGATTGTTACTTTAGTGAAATGAATAGGTTGACAAATGTGCAGAACTCTTATACAGTTTCTACCTTTTAGGCTCTTCATTCATCCTTTGAGATTAATAgtttatatataatttatcaTAGGTATTATTTGCATTTATGAACCCTGTCTCTTAAAAATACCTTCCCATACATACattcttatttatattttaagggTTTTTCTCCTGGGTTATGGGAGTTTGTGATATCCCAAATACATTTCTGATCAACTTTTCTTTGctatttattttgtgtctttactgttgctccttttcagaTGATTAATCATATAGTAAATTGGGCAGGaccagaaaatgtaaatatgtagTGAATGGGACAAATTTTAACCCAAACCTTGAGTTTTTGTTAAACCTTATCATGTAATTTTAGTGTTTAAACCTCATCAAGCTTTTAACACAAAGCTATGGATGTGAAAGTGTCAACTAAAGCGTGATATGATGGCCAAAGCTCTGTTGTTGACTTACATCTGTGCTGTCAGTAACAGATGTCAGATATTTACTCTTTAATTCTGACTGGGCATAATTCTGTCTTTAACTCTATTTTTCTATTCTATCAAGTTCAAACTTGATTTGAGAATCTATTTTGTCCTCTTTAGATTCATAAATCAAGTCTGAAGTTGATTAAAGATTCCAGTTCAAGTCAAGTTTGAATTTgtttaaagaattaaaaaatgacaatagaTTCTTAAATCAAATTTGAGCTTCTGCATCATCATTCTGACAAGTTCACTCTCGATTAAAGAATCTATTTAGTCCTTTagattcttacatttttttaaagatataaaacGTGTTCTGAAATATTGCACAGGACAAGCCTAacctgtattttcatttttcccaATTTTTTGCAAAGGTTTGCTTCAAATATGTTTGACAGTTGTATAGAAATATTGCTGGtgagaattttgttttttgagaaagcatttttagcttcctttcttttaaattattatttgtgtttGATATTCATAAAGTTTTGTTTGATTATATTTGCACAAATCTAACTCCAAATCTCtgcagagaaagaggagagatcGGAGCGAGGAAAACTTGCTTCAATCCTCTTCCATTTTGTATCAAAATTTGGCGGTGAGACTGTTCCTCCTGAACACCTCCTGGAAACATCGGTGAAAAGCAGCTGGATTCCTCTTTGAGGTTCTGAAGACGTTTCacttctcatccaagaggcttcttcagttcttcagaGGTGAAACACCTTCAGAACCTTCTAAAGAGTCGCTCTTTACTAAAGCTTCCTGGCTTAATATgatctggatgactgagaatctgcacacgatccaaaacacaaactgtaacAGGCAACATAATGACAGCATTTGCCCCCAGTATGCTGTTCATGCAGAGCAACAATGCCGGTCTTTCGTAAGGTGACGACGGGTCTGAACTTGTCTGTTGTGCTCTTGTCTTGGTTGgtgccagaaaaataaaactacttaaaaaagctggaaagaaaCATTCATCTAAATTAGCTGAAGGTTGTAACCGTCTGTTAAGGAGTGGCAGACAAACACAGCATAGTTTAGGGTTATTTAAGCAGAACGGTTCTTCTATGTTGGCCACTTATTAGCTATTTCATGTCAAATAAATCACAATGAATAAACACCAGGCTGCTACAGAGTTTCAGTGTAAAATCCCCGTTCAGCAAACAGTCTGTCATGTACGTACAACTGAGGGTGGTGCAACAATTCAAGGACACTGAGAAGGTCATACAGCAGGGTGTGACTGGATTTTATTTGTGCATTACTTTGAATGAAACTTGTCTGAAACTCCAGGCCTGAAAAACTCATAAgttctcatttacagtaaaCAATGAGAGGAAAGGATATTTTATCCTCTCAGATTTCAATTAGTAATCCTCTActttagggggaaaaaactgcAATTTCGACATCAGTAGTGTAACTACAAGGAAGTCAAAGGGAGTTTGGCTTCTCTTAATAAGACGTGAGCTCCAAAAACAATCACTTCAACTCCATAGTCTGAGAAAGACAAAGGTTCTTGATGCCAACCACCAGAatccaaaacagaaacacaaacaagtgcttaaaacaggcagcagcagcttcattacAAATTATTTATACTCTTATTAAttgtaaaaacaatgaataaaagcTAAATGTAGTCCTCTAGAAATGTATCTGTTATTTCTAACTCAGGCTGCAACTGCATTCATCTGTCCATGACTGTCTTGATTGTTGAATCAGTTGTTTGGTCTACAAAATGCAGGTAAATCATTGCTCCATTCAAGCAATAAAGTTTCATTTAAGATGACACTACAGGTAAACACCTTAAAGAATttaactttaaccctcctgtcatcctgtgggtcaaattgacccattttaaggttttaaaaatgtggaaaatatatatatatatatatattttcacagtgaaaaattccacgttttcaaaatttttttaggaaatttaacactttttggtgggaaaaaaaacaaattaataaaaatgtttaagaactttcagaaaaaaaaaaatcaaccaaaatccagtgaattttgctgtcaaatttgagggttttttaattttaaaaaatgaaacttctgagggaaacttttcaggaattttcttcctgaagattttgcaaatttttataaatctggggaaattttttctgaattttggacttttttcagacaaggcaacaacattttttgttaaggacaacacgagggttaagataACATAAAGCTTCCCCAATTGATTACatacattaaaacaacaatttcaagttttctgaaattttactttaaatttgcaaGTGTTTGCCTATAAGTCTGCAAGTTGCATAAATTCCCAAAATGGATATTTTAACACTGGATAAAGCCAGCCTCAGTGagattttagtcttttttcatttaaaaaaatggccaATTGATCATAAAAATAGTTGGAATTTAGTTTAATAATTTAACCTAATCCATTGATTGTGTTTTGACAgcaaaaagtgtgtgtgtgtgtgtgtgtgtgtgtgtgtgtgtgtgtggggggggggggggggggggggagtcagcagctgtaataaaataaattgcatttgATGGCTggaataatatttatttttgttcccTAGTGCAAAAAGTGTGACAGGAAACCCTTGGCTTTGTGCTCTGTTTAACACTTCAAATTTAAAAGGAGGCGGGAAACAGATTTTCTACAACCATAAAAGGTAAACATCAATatcagactttatttatttattttatagtaCAGTAATAGTACACAAAGGGTAAGCGGGGCTGAGAAAATTCAGCcatgtttctttttaatatattaCTTCTATAAATTAAGTGGTTTTTCAGCAGAATGGCCCCGGTTTCTTAAAGTCATTCCAAACCCAGACTCGATCAGTGCCTGGATCAGTGGTGGTCACTACTATCCTAGAATAAGCGCAGCGGTTGTACGGCACAGGAATCACACTGAAGTCGTTCCAGTTTGGTGAGCTGGTCAGAGGGATGCCCAGGTGCTGCATGCATAATCCCAAATGCACATCTTCAATGTAAACAGGTTTCACATGCCTGGAAGCTTCTATCAGCTTCTTAGGGAGGTCCAAAGACAAGACGTAGCCCAGACCCAGAGCATAGCGAGGGTAGTAGGACTCAGGATAAAGCTCCTCAGGAAGGAACCACTTGGACGTTGGGTCTCTCAGGACTTGAGCTCCTTCCACCACCAGTCCGGTCATGTAGTTGGTCTTCGGAGCGTTCAGGAGCATGCTGATCAGCTTGGGCACATTTAGGAACGTATCCGAGTCAACCTTCATGGCGTACGAGGTGCCAGAGCAGTGAGTGTTCAGCCACTCCACCATCACCATGGTCTTGATGGTGAGGTTCTTGTAGCAGTCGAGGAAGTCGGCCTGGAGCAGGTCGTGATGCTCTTTGCtctcctgcagcagccaatcctTGTGCTGCTCGTCTCCGGCCTGCAgccccaaaataaaaaaaaggctcACCGCTTGGCCAGACACCGACCTCTCGCTTCCCCATGTGCTCCGGATGACATCTCGGTGCTGCCGGTTGAGAGGAGCCACGGGAACCATGAGGACCACGAACGGCTTCTCCTGCTCACATTTCTGAGGCTCATTTATGGTGAAGTGGTACTCGTGAGGGTACTCCACCAAGTAGGGTCCAGGAGAAACGTAAGGAACCGGTATTGGCTCCACTGACGCAGCAGAAATGAGGCTTTGTGCAGTCGTGTCTGCCTCCTGTGTTGATGTAGATAAATTGGCGGCTGAAGCATTAACTGGCTCAACTGTAGATCTGCTGTGGCTGGTATCAGTCCTGATCTGTGGGACTTTATTTTCACCTTTTAATCGACTCCACCATGCTGGCGAGGAATTCTGCATCCACAATTTGGGGTTCCAGTTGGGCGCTATGCTATTTATGTCTGTTctatagaaaaagaaaattgccCCAAACACTAGAATAACGAAGATCAAGTGGTGCCGACATCTCCTGCTGTCCGCTGGTTTCCCACCATTCACCGTTTCCTGCCTGAGATGGAAGATAAGGCAGTGAGatgatgtgtttttgctttcaactaaaataattaattcgactaaaaaaaaaaaaaaaaaaacaagtcaaaaaaatgctcttaaatCCCATGGCCTGGAAACTTTAAGGGTTACTTCACAAACATAAACCCTATAAACACTAAAACCTGCCAGTAGGTTTAAAAGGCATGCCATCTTTAAAAACGAACAAAAAGAAATTTTCAACCTAACATTGGTCTTTTAACACTTAACATGTCATTCCATTACAaaatttaaccaaatctgagcaTAAAACCGTTTGTACCCGATTGTGCTAACAAAAGGTGAAAATTCTGcatttatcagtcagaaactaaaaaaaaaaaaagagagagagagagagagagagagagaaaagtgcGATTTTCAATCTTACATTGGTTCTTTAAACATCTGTAAAGTCACCGTCCATCagaaaatgtaaccaaatccaagcttaaaattgttCGGCGTTTTAATAAAATTACTTTATATAGCCCGTTTCTAAAAACGGCTGGAAGAATAC
This genomic interval from Acanthochromis polyacanthus isolate Apoly-LR-REF ecotype Palm Island chromosome 2, KAUST_Apoly_ChrSc, whole genome shotgun sequence contains the following:
- the LOC110958866 gene encoding beta-1,3-galactosyltransferase 2-like, yielding MLESGFLKGDLRQETVNGGKPADSRRCRHHLIFVILVFGAIFFFYRTDINSIAPNWNPKLWMQNSSPAWWSRLKGENKVPQIRTDTSHSRSTVEPVNASAANLSTSTQEADTTAQSLISAASVEPIPVPYVSPGPYLVEYPHEYHFTINEPQKCEQEKPFVVLMVPVAPLNRQHRDVIRSTWGSERSVSGQAVSLFFILGLQAGDEQHKDWLLQESKEHHDLLQADFLDCYKNLTIKTMVMVEWLNTHCSGTSYAMKVDSDTFLNVPKLISMLLNAPKTNYMTGLVVEGAQVLRDPTSKWFLPEELYPESYYPRYALGLGYVLSLDLPKKLIEASRHVKPVYIEDVHLGLCMQHLGIPLTSSPNWNDFSVIPVPYNRCAYSRIVVTTTDPGTDRVWVWNDFKKPGPFC